A single window of Magnetococcus marinus MC-1 DNA harbors:
- a CDS encoding ISAs1 family transposase, with protein sequence MVSAWGHEQGLVLAQIVVETKSNEITAIPKLLEMLTLKGTIVTVDALNCLRAIAQTIVDKGGVSGG encoded by the coding sequence ATGGTCAGTGCGTGGGGTCATGAGCAGGGGCTTGTATTAGCCCAGATAGTTGTAGAAACCAAATCTAATGAGATCACAGCAATTCCTAAATTATTGGAGATGTTGACTCTCAAGGGAACCATCGTCACGGTAGATGCGCTGAATTGCCTACGTGCCATAGCCCAAACAATCGTCGATAAGGGGGGAGTGTCGGGCGGGTAA
- a CDS encoding HU family DNA-binding protein produces the protein MNLTEMKKTVADATGLSQADADKAIKASFAAIQDALAGGATVQLPGFGTFSVGERAARTGRNPQTGAEIQIAASKSVKFKAGKNLKDALND, from the coding sequence ATGAATCTGACTGAAATGAAGAAAACTGTCGCCGATGCAACGGGCCTAAGCCAGGCCGACGCAGACAAAGCCATCAAAGCCAGCTTTGCGGCCATTCAAGATGCCCTAGCAGGTGGTGCCACGGTACAGTTGCCAGGTTTTGGCACATTTTCTGTGGGTGAGCGTGCCGCACGTACCGGTCGCAACCCGCAAACCGGTGCAGAGATCCAAATTGCCGCCTCTAAATCCGTTAAATTTAAAGCGGGCAAAAACCTAAAAGACGCTTTAAACGATTGA
- a CDS encoding B12-binding domain-containing radical SAM protein — protein sequence MDILLINPDHKNRKNNTPWGVLALGSYLRKVEGVDVHLFDASIEGADAAYQTLPDLMAQARVIGIGAFSSDAPFIKRVADMAKQLFPDKPLILGGPHANLYPEQSACYKNIDYVAYGDGEATTAALLKAAAAGSIDPAKIPGLCYQQADGTVVRTPPQPIEPFFDIDYDLLDPRVRHYFGKYIQVLAGRGCPFRCTFCYVSPSAKSWQGRSIESLFEQLDALIAQYDSKVVYFRDELFFHDKQRIRDFIRLYRERNYHFKWRASCRASDFGDNFITQEMVQDLAEVGCSCLKMGFESGSDTILKAIKKGIKVKNIQTAVTMLAKQPEIQINCSFIMGFPQETPADYRATMQLINWIRKQATNFYMVGPQYYRVYPGGALYEEVISQFDYQIPPTLDAWSERYLDPGNKDAFTDQSVDYPWVPVEMRPLAQQASFLVALACMEQQIGYMSRYKKRLLAPFVALARLRLNMGWYGYLVDLKMARGVVDFSIWAWADRSPLLNGLKKRAWFNALRQTPLYRKFSALFT from the coding sequence ATGGATATTCTACTCATCAATCCCGATCACAAAAACCGCAAGAATAATACCCCTTGGGGGGTGCTTGCGCTGGGGAGCTACCTGCGCAAGGTAGAGGGGGTGGATGTTCATCTGTTTGATGCCAGTATTGAAGGTGCCGATGCCGCCTATCAAACTTTACCCGATCTTATGGCCCAGGCCAGGGTGATTGGCATTGGTGCATTTTCGTCGGACGCCCCCTTTATTAAAAGAGTGGCGGATATGGCCAAACAGCTTTTCCCGGATAAACCGCTTATCTTGGGTGGCCCCCATGCCAATCTCTATCCAGAACAGAGCGCCTGTTATAAAAATATTGACTATGTTGCCTATGGCGATGGCGAAGCCACCACAGCCGCATTGCTCAAAGCGGCGGCTGCGGGGAGCATTGACCCGGCCAAGATACCCGGCCTCTGCTACCAACAAGCGGATGGCACTGTGGTACGCACGCCGCCCCAGCCCATAGAGCCCTTTTTTGATATTGATTATGATCTATTGGACCCTCGGGTTCGCCACTATTTTGGCAAGTACATCCAGGTATTAGCAGGCCGTGGCTGTCCCTTTCGATGCACCTTTTGCTATGTGTCGCCCAGCGCTAAAAGTTGGCAAGGACGTTCCATTGAATCCCTTTTTGAGCAGTTAGATGCCCTCATTGCCCAGTATGATAGCAAGGTAGTCTATTTTCGCGATGAGCTTTTTTTTCATGATAAACAGAGAATTCGCGATTTTATTCGACTCTACCGCGAGCGCAATTATCACTTTAAATGGCGGGCGAGTTGCCGGGCATCGGATTTTGGCGACAATTTTATCACCCAGGAGATGGTGCAAGATTTGGCCGAGGTTGGCTGTAGCTGCTTGAAAATGGGCTTTGAATCGGGATCGGACACCATTTTAAAAGCCATCAAAAAAGGCATTAAGGTCAAAAACATTCAAACCGCTGTGACCATGCTGGCCAAGCAGCCAGAGATACAGATAAACTGCTCCTTTATTATGGGTTTTCCACAAGAAACCCCAGCAGACTATCGCGCGACCATGCAGTTGATTAACTGGATTCGCAAACAGGCTACAAATTTTTACATGGTTGGCCCCCAATACTACCGAGTTTATCCTGGTGGGGCGCTCTATGAAGAGGTAATTAGCCAATTTGATTACCAAATTCCTCCAACGCTGGATGCTTGGAGCGAACGTTATCTTGATCCGGGCAATAAGGATGCCTTTACAGATCAGTCGGTCGATTATCCCTGGGTACCGGTGGAGATGCGACCCTTGGCTCAACAGGCCTCTTTTTTGGTGGCGCTCGCCTGCATGGAGCAGCAAATTGGCTACATGTCACGCTATAAAAAGAGGTTGCTGGCACCCTTTGTGGCGTTGGCCCGGCTGCGGCTTAATATGGGTTGGTATGGATACCTGGTTGATCTAAAAATGGCACGTGGTGTGGTCGATTTTTCCATTTGGGCGTGGGCAGACCGCTCCCCTCTTCTGAATGGATTAAAAAAACGGGCTTGGTTTAATGCGCTGCGCCAAACCCCACTCTACCGAAAATTTAGCGCCCTGTTTACTTAG
- the trpD gene encoding anthranilate phosphoribosyltransferase codes for MSIQAALARVVDGHDLSQPEAYEAMLSIMSGRCTDAQIGAFITALRMKGESIAEIAGAAQAMREMAHKVKASGAVVDTCGTGGDALGTFNISTTVAFVVAACGVTVAKHGNRSITSKSGSADVLKALGVNIEADTAVVETCLQRCGMGFLFAVKHHGAMKHAIGPRKELAIRTIFNLLGPLTNPASAPYQLIGVFDGRWTEPMAQVLGRLGSSRAMVVHGNDGLDEITITTTTQVSELKSDGQVTNYTLDPQDFGLPLANISELKGGEASENAAITRAILSGTEQGAKRHVVVLNAAAALYISGMAQSMTTGKEMAEQALDSGRALKRLQMLVETSNVIPEPT; via the coding sequence ATGTCCATTCAAGCCGCACTGGCCCGAGTGGTCGATGGCCACGATCTCTCTCAACCAGAGGCCTACGAGGCGATGCTTAGCATCATGTCCGGCCGCTGTACCGATGCCCAGATTGGTGCCTTTATCACCGCCCTACGCATGAAGGGTGAATCCATCGCCGAAATCGCCGGTGCCGCCCAGGCCATGCGCGAAATGGCGCACAAGGTCAAAGCAAGCGGTGCGGTGGTAGATACCTGCGGCACCGGCGGGGATGCCTTGGGCACCTTCAATATCTCCACCACAGTAGCCTTTGTGGTGGCGGCCTGTGGCGTGACGGTGGCCAAGCATGGCAACCGTTCGATTACCTCTAAAAGCGGCTCGGCAGATGTATTAAAGGCCCTTGGCGTCAATATCGAAGCGGACACAGCCGTGGTGGAGACCTGCTTGCAACGCTGCGGAATGGGTTTTCTGTTTGCGGTTAAACATCATGGTGCCATGAAGCACGCCATCGGCCCCCGTAAAGAGTTGGCGATTCGCACCATCTTTAATCTACTCGGCCCCCTAACCAACCCAGCCAGCGCCCCCTATCAACTTATTGGGGTGTTTGATGGACGCTGGACCGAACCGATGGCACAGGTACTGGGCCGTTTGGGCTCGTCACGGGCGATGGTGGTGCATGGCAATGATGGCCTAGATGAGATTACCATCACCACCACAACCCAGGTTTCTGAATTAAAAAGCGATGGGCAGGTTACCAACTACACCCTAGACCCTCAAGATTTTGGCCTGCCCTTAGCCAATATCAGCGAGCTCAAGGGGGGAGAAGCCTCGGAAAATGCCGCCATTACCCGCGCCATTTTGAGTGGTACAGAGCAAGGGGCCAAGCGCCATGTGGTGGTGCTTAATGCGGCTGCTGCCCTCTATATCAGTGGCATGGCCCAAAGCATGACTACGGGCAAAGAGATGGCGGAACAAGCCCTTGATTCTGGACGAGCCCTCAAACGGTTGCAGATGTTGGTAGAAACTTCCAACGTCATACCCGAACCCACCTGA
- a CDS encoding anthranilate synthase component II, whose protein sequence is MLLMIDNYDSFTFNVVQYFGELGAEVVVHRNDKITVSQIEALNPSRICISPGPCTPSQAGVSLETILCFADRVPILGICLGHQAMGQAFGGKVIRAPYVMHGKTSQVLHDNRGVFKGLANPLTTTRYHSLIVERESLPECLEISAETEDGLIMGLRHKTLPIEGVQFHPESILTQQGHDLLRNFLEM, encoded by the coding sequence ATGCTGTTAATGATCGACAACTACGACTCCTTCACCTTTAATGTGGTGCAATATTTCGGCGAATTAGGGGCCGAGGTGGTGGTGCACCGCAATGACAAAATTACCGTGTCACAAATCGAGGCCCTCAATCCATCGCGCATCTGCATCTCGCCCGGCCCCTGCACCCCCAGTCAGGCCGGGGTAAGTCTGGAGACCATCCTCTGTTTTGCCGATCGTGTGCCGATTTTGGGCATCTGCCTGGGCCACCAAGCCATGGGACAAGCCTTTGGCGGTAAAGTAATCCGCGCACCCTACGTGATGCACGGTAAAACCTCCCAGGTATTGCATGATAATCGCGGTGTTTTTAAGGGGCTCGCCAACCCGCTGACCACCACCCGCTATCACTCCCTTATCGTCGAACGAGAGAGCCTGCCAGAGTGCCTGGAAATCAGTGCAGAGACCGAGGATGGTTTGATCATGGGGCTACGCCACAAAACCCTGCCCATCGAGGGTGTGCAGTTTCATCCAGAGTCCATTTTAACCCAGCAGGGCCACGATCTGCTGCGCAATTTCTTAGAGATGTAA
- the trpE gene encoding anthranilate synthase component I, with protein sequence MIQPSFEAFQTLMTQGNLIPVYREIMADLDTPVTAYMKIAAQSQYSFLLESVQGGEKWGRFSLIGTQPKALFEVNGNTISYHDLHNGTVTTTQSDNPTFALREIMATYQPVPTDNLPSFGGAVGYLGYDTVRYYEHLPDDNPDTLGTPDALFMLSDQLLVFDNLYNKLKVVVNVHLTDESDPRACYDKACEQINRLIALLRAPMPPLPDTRTNTPLTEADFTSEMSREAFEEAVRKGKEYIFAGDIMQVVLSQRLSVPFNHDPLALYRALRMSNPSPYLFLLNMGQFSLVGSSPEILVRQEKGIATVRPIAGTRPRGKDEAEDLALETELLADPKERAEHIMLVDLGRNDIGRIAEIGSVKVTEQFIIERYSHVMHIVSNVEGVLRKDLDAYDVVAATFPAGTLSGAPKIRAMEIIDELEVSRRGPYGGAVGYFGYNGYMDLAITIRTAILKDGRLYIQAGAGIVADSVPSKEYEETMNKGRAMFRAVEQVQKGLE encoded by the coding sequence TTGATTCAGCCCTCATTTGAAGCGTTTCAAACGCTCATGACCCAAGGCAACCTGATCCCCGTCTACCGGGAAATCATGGCCGACCTCGACACCCCCGTCACCGCCTACATGAAAATCGCCGCGCAAAGCCAATACAGCTTTTTGCTGGAATCCGTACAGGGCGGCGAAAAGTGGGGACGCTTTAGCCTTATCGGCACGCAACCCAAAGCTCTGTTCGAAGTCAATGGCAACACAATCTCCTATCACGACCTGCACAACGGTACCGTGACCACCACCCAGAGCGACAACCCTACCTTCGCCCTGCGAGAGATCATGGCAACCTACCAACCCGTACCCACCGACAACCTGCCCAGCTTTGGCGGCGCTGTGGGTTATCTGGGCTACGATACCGTGCGCTACTACGAACACCTGCCCGATGACAACCCCGACACCCTAGGCACCCCAGACGCCCTCTTTATGCTCAGCGACCAGCTGTTGGTGTTTGACAACCTCTATAACAAACTCAAAGTGGTCGTCAACGTCCACCTAACCGACGAGAGCGACCCCCGCGCCTGCTACGATAAAGCCTGCGAACAGATTAATCGGCTCATCGCTCTGCTGCGGGCACCCATGCCGCCCCTGCCGGATACCCGCACCAACACCCCCTTGACCGAGGCCGATTTTACCTCCGAAATGAGCCGAGAAGCCTTTGAAGAGGCCGTGCGCAAAGGTAAAGAGTATATCTTCGCCGGTGATATTATGCAGGTGGTGCTCTCCCAACGGCTCTCCGTACCCTTTAACCACGATCCGCTGGCTCTCTACCGGGCATTGCGCATGAGCAACCCCTCGCCCTATCTGTTTTTACTCAATATGGGACAATTTTCCCTGGTCGGCTCCAGCCCCGAAATTCTGGTGCGTCAAGAAAAAGGCATTGCCACCGTGCGACCCATTGCCGGCACCCGCCCGCGCGGTAAAGACGAAGCCGAAGATCTGGCGCTAGAAACCGAATTGCTGGCCGACCCCAAAGAACGCGCCGAACATATTATGCTGGTAGACCTGGGCCGTAACGACATTGGCCGCATCGCCGAAATCGGCTCCGTCAAGGTCACAGAACAGTTTATTATCGAACGCTACTCCCACGTTATGCACATTGTCTCTAACGTTGAAGGGGTTTTGCGTAAGGATCTGGACGCCTACGATGTGGTGGCCGCCACCTTCCCCGCGGGCACCCTTAGCGGTGCCCCCAAAATTCGCGCAATGGAGATCATTGATGAGCTAGAGGTCTCGCGCCGTGGCCCTTACGGTGGGGCAGTCGGCTATTTTGGCTATAACGGGTATATGGATCTGGCCATTACCATCCGTACCGCGATCCTCAAAGATGGACGCCTCTACATTCAGGCTGGGGCCGGTATTGTCGCCGATTCCGTGCCGAGTAAAGAGTATGAAGAGACCATGAATAAGGGCCGCGCCATGTTTCGCGCGGTGGAACAAGTGCAAAAAGGGTTGGAGTAA